One window of the Solanum stenotomum isolate F172 chromosome 11, ASM1918654v1, whole genome shotgun sequence genome contains the following:
- the LOC125845801 gene encoding secreted RxLR effector protein 161-like, translating to MDCRPVAIPLAANEKFEKDDGEKKANSSIYRSLIGSLLYLTSTRPDIMFSASLLSRFMQEPRQVHFGATKHALRYLQGTMDYGIMYKFGGDLNLIAYFYSDWAGSTDGMKSTSGYAFLFGSTISSWLSKKKSFVALSTAEADYVSTAKATSQANCLRRIFEDIGEKQNKGIVMYCDNKSVIAIAKN from the coding sequence atgGATTGCAGGCCTGTGGCTATACCATTAGCAGCAAATGAGAAGTTCGAAAAAGATGATGGAGAAAAGAAAGCTAATAGCTCAATTTATAGGAGCTTGATTGGAAGCCTGCTATATCTTACTTCAACAAGACCTGACATTATGTTTTCTGCTAGTTTATTATCCAGATTCATGCAAGAACCAAGGCAAGTGCATTTTGGAGCTACAAAGCATGCTCTACGCTACTTGCAAGGAACAATGGATTATGGGATAATGTACAAATTTGGTGGAGATTTGAACTTAATTGCTTATTTTTATAGTGATTGGGCTGGAAGTACAGATGGCATGAAGAGTACTTCTGGTTATGCTTTCTTATTTGGATCAACTATTAGTTCTtggttatcaaaaaagaaaagttttgtTGCTCTATCCACTGCCGAAGCAGACTATGTCTCAACAGCTAAGGCTACTTCTCAAGCTAATTGTCTTAGGAGAATATTTGAAGACATTggtgaaaaacaaaataaagggaTTGTTATGTATTGTGATAACAAATCAGTAATTGCAATTGCCAAGAATTGA